In one window of Trichoderma breve strain T069 chromosome 7 map unlocalized scaffold00008, whole genome shotgun sequence DNA:
- a CDS encoding WD domain, g-beta repeat domain-containing protein, whose amino-acid sequence MSKRTADDHGDLPLKGGERPEQMDVDMDKDMGEFEDEFEDEFESEDEIIEAGVDGRPDAEREAEEKEQAMEVDQGTFIVGRSKLEPGQTLAPDLTTYEMLHGLNTPWPCLSFDIVRDSLGDNRKAYPHTMYTVTGTQAESSKAHENELLVVKFSGLSKMDRNGDDSDSEDDDDEDADPILESKSIPLNSCTNRIRTHQIPSQDPSKPPTTLTATMTESAHVFIHDVTPHLTSFDVPGTVITAQQNKPISTIRAHKSEGYAVDWSPLVPGGKLLTGDNDGLIYMTSRTDGGGWVTDNRAFQGHTSSVEEIQWSPSEQSVFASASSDGTIRIWDVRSKSRKPAITVQVSNYDVNVMSWSRHQTNLLASGADDGTWAVWDLRQWKANANKPQPLASFNYHKEQVCSIEWHPTDDSIVALASADNTVTLWDLAVELDDEESKDTAGVKDVPPQLLFVHYLKDVREVHWHPQIPGSLIATGEEFSVFRTISV is encoded by the exons ATGTCGAAGCGCACAGCGGACGATCATGGCGACCTGCCGCTCAAGGGTGGTGAGCGCCCCGAGCAGATGGATGTCGATATGGACAAGGACATGGGCGAGTTCGAGGACGAGTTTGAAGATGAGTTCGAGAGCGAAGATGAAATCATCGAGGCTGGTGTAGATGGACGGCCAGATGCCGAGAGAGAAGCCGAGGAGAAAGAGC AGGCTATGGAGGTCGATCAAGGAACCTTCATTGTCGGACGAAGCAAGCTAGAGCCTGGCCAGACGCTGGCGCCTGATTTGACGACGTACGAAATGTTGCACGGCCTCAACACGCCCTGGCCCTGCTTGTCCTTTGACATTGTCAGGGACTCCCTCGGCGACAACCGCAAGGCCTACCCTCACACCATGTACACCGTCACCGGAACACAGGCCGAGTCTTCAAAGGCTCACGAGAACGAGCTGCTGGTCGTCAAGTTCAGCGGCCTGAGCAAGATGGATCGCAACGGCGACGACTCCGACtccgaggacgacgacgacgaggatgccgaTCCTATCCTGGAGAGCAAGTCGATTCCCCTCAACTCATGCACCAACCGTATCCGCACGCACCAGATCCCCAGCCAAGACCCTTCCAAGCCTCCCACGACGCTCACAGCCACCATGACCGAATCAGCACATGTCTTCATCCACGACGTCACACCTCATCTCACCTCGTTCGATGTCCCCGGCACCGTCATCACGGCGCAGCAGAACAAGCCCATCTCTACCATCAGGGCGCACAAGTCTGAGGGCTATGCCGTGGACTGGTCGCCGCTTGTCCCCGGCGGAAAGCTCCTCACTGGTGACAACGACGGCCTCATCTACATGACTTCGCGCACCGACGGAGGCGGCTGGGTCACCGACAACAGGGCCTTCCAGGGCCACACCAGCAGCGTCGAGGAGATCCAGTGGTCTCCTTCCGAGCAGTCCGTCTTCGCATCCGCCTCCAGCGATGGCACGATCCGCATCTGGGACGTCCGCTCCAAGTCTCGCAAGCCCGCCATCACGGTCCAAGTCTCCAACTACGACGTCAACGTCATGTCGTGGTCAAGACACCAGACCAACCTCCTCGCCTCGGGAGCCGACGACGGAACATGGGCCGTCTGGGACCTCCGACAATGGAAGGCCAACGCCAACAAGCCCCAGCCGCTGGCCAGCTTCAACTACCACAAGGAGCAAGTCTGCAGCATCGAGTGGCACCCGACGGACGACTCCATCGTCGCGCTGGCCTCTGCCGACAACACCGTCACGCTGTGGGATCTCGCTGTCGAGctggacgacgaggagagcAAGGACACGGCCGGCGTCAAGGACGTGCCGCCTCAGCTGCTCTTCGTGCACTACCTCAAGGACGTTAGGGAGGTGCACTGGCACCCGCAGATTCCGGGCAGCTTGATTGCTACGGGTGAGGAGTTTAGCGTGTTCCGGACTATTAGTGTTTAA